AGAGATTGTCGAAACGCTCACCTTGTGGGACAGCTGGCCGGTGTTGGTCTCGTTCGTCGGGCTGCTGTCGGCGGAGTGGTTTTTGCGGAAGCGGTGGGGGTTGGTGTAACGATTTTAGCTCCCGGCTCTGCCGGGCGGTGGCACTGCTCAGGACGAAGCGTACTGGAATGGCGACCGCCCCCCTGGCGGAGCCAGGGGCTGAAATCACATCTTCACCACCAGCTTGCCGCGAATCGCTCCGCTGTCGCTCGCTTCTTGCAGGCGATGCAACTCCGCCGCGTCATCGAGCAATGCCACACGATCGATCTTCGCGTGCAGTTTGCCCGCTTCGAGCCACTCGCTGATCTGCTCCGCGGCCTGCCGTTGCACTTCGGCCGACGCCAGGAACATCGCGAAGCCGTGAAGGCTCAGGCACTTCGTGTAAAACGCGCCGACGGGGAACTCGACGCGTGACGCACGCCCGGCGATGAGGATGACTCGGCCGCGGAGCTTCATCGCGGCGAAGATCGCGTCGAAGTTCGGCATCCGCGACGTTTCCCACCAGACGTCGACGCCACCGGTGAGCTCGGCGACGCGCTTTGGCACGTCGTCGTGACGGTAGTCGAGCACATGGTTGGCGCCGAGCGTGCGGCAGTATTCCATCTTCTCGGCGCCGCTGGTCGTGGCGATCACTGTGGCGCCAATCGCGCGGGCCATTTGGATGACCGTCGAACCGACGCCGCCGCTGCCGCCGTTCACGAGCACCGTCTCGCCCGGTTGCAGCTGGGCGTGCTCCACCAAGCCGAGGTGCGACGTGATGCCGACGAGCGCGAGCGCCGCGGCTTGTTCGTCGCTCACATGCTCGGGCGTGGCGTAGAGCCGCTGCTCGTCGACTGCCGCCAATTCTGAAAACGTTCCCTGCCGGCCAAGCTTCCCCTCGTTGGCCCCCCACACGCGGTCGCCCACTCTGAACCGCTTCGCGTCGGGCCCGACTGCCGTGACGACGCCCGCCAAATCGCTGCCGATGACAAATGGAAACGGCATGTTCGGCATCGGCGCCAGGCCGCTGCGAATGTAGGTGTCGATCGGGTTGACGCTCGCCGCGCCAACGTGGACGAGCACTTGGCTGCCGGTGGGCGTCGGAGCGGGGAGTTCGCCGACGACGATGTTCTCGGCGGGGCCGGTCTGGTTGATGTAGGCGGCTTTCATGGCGGAGCGATCCAAGGGAGAAGTTTCGTCAGCGAATGACAGAATAGCGGCCCTACCGACCAGCAGGCAACGCGGCCTACAGCAGGCACAATCCGCCCGCCTGCTACAATGCGGCCGTTGACCTATACTTGTGAACCCATGAACTGGCGACCGCGCAATCTCGGCTTCCTGCTGCTGCTCTACGCAGTCGCGCTCGGCTATGCGCTCGTCGCCTGGGTTCCCGATCTCGTCGAAGGGTACGAAAAGATCGCCGAGCGGCATCCGTGGCTCGGTTACGCCTACCTCGCCGCGGTCGCTGCGGGAGTGCTCGTCCTCGGCGGCACGTCGGCCTACTTCTTCTATCGCGTCTGGAAGAACTCGCGCGCCAAACGACAGCGACGTTCGCAGCGGCTCGCGAATCCCAGCGAACTCTCCGCCGGCCAACGACGTTCGGAGTTCGCCGACAACCTCGCCCACAGCCACGAGCTCGTCGACGACGAGATCGCCTCCGAAGAACTGCGAGAAGAACTAAAGCGCCAGCTACTCGCCCTGCAAGAAAAGCAATCGAAAGAGCGGCTCGAGATCGTTGCCTTCGGGACGATCAGCAGCGGCAAGTCGACGCTGATGAACGCGCTCGCCGGGCGCGACATTTTTTCGTCGAACGTCATCGGCGGCACGACGATGGCCCGCTGCGAAGTCCCCTGGCCGGGGGCCGATCGCGTGATCCTCGTCGACACGCCCGGCCTTGCCGAGGTCCGCGGCGAAAGTCGCGCCGCGATCGCCGCCGCTTCGGCCCAGCATGCCGACCTCGTGCTGCTAGTGGTCGACGGGCCGCTCAAGTCGTACGAAGTGGAACTCGTTGAGACGCTCCGCGAGATGGAAAAGCGAGTGCTCGTCTGCCTCAACAAAATCGACTGGTACGACAAACGGCAAGAGCAGGAGCTAGTGGGCCAAATCGCCGAGCAGTTGCCGTCGATCGACGCCGCCGACGTGGTGGCGGTGCAAGCCGGCGTCGGCGAGCGTCCCCGCGTCCGAGTGTTAGCCGATGGCCGCGAGGAGCGCGACTTCGTCGAAACGCCCCCCGACGTGCGGCCCCTCGCGCGGCGAATGCTGGAAGTGGTGAAGCGCGACGGCTCCGACTTGCTGCTTGCCAACCTGCTGCTGCAATCGCGCGGGCTCGTCGACGATGCGAAGGAGCAAGTCCGTAAGCATCTCGACGAACGGGCCGACCAGATCATCAACCGCTACATGTGGGCCGCCGGCGGCGCCGCGGGGATCAACCCGCTGCCGCTGCTAGACATCGCCGGCTCGACGGCGATTACGCTGAAGATGGTGCTCGATCTGGCGCGGGTCTACAAGCAACCGCTCGACGCCGACATGGCGGTAAAGATCCTCGCGCAGCTCTCCAAGAACTTGCTCGCGATGGTCGGCGCCACCGCCGCGGCGCCGGTCGCGGGAACGATGATCGCCTCGCTGCTGAAAACGGTCCCCGGCGTTGGCACCGTCGCCGGTGGGCTGCTGCAGGGCCTAGTGCAGGCGCTCGTCACCCGCTGGGTCGGCAACGTGTTTGTGAAGTACCTGCAGAACGAAATGCAACCGCCGCCCGGCGGCCTGGCCGAAGTCGCCCGCAGCGAATGGAAACTGCTGACGCGCCCCGAGTCGCTGCGGCGGCTGATCTCGCTCGGCCGCGAACAACTCAACCTTGCCGCCTCGACAGAAGACAAAGAAGATTGAACCGCCAAGGAATACGAAACAAGTTGAATCCTAAAACATGAGCAACGTCCCGCAATCGCCGACCGCCGCCCAGCCTGATGCTGACTACCAGGCGTCGATGCGCGCGCTACAGTCGGCGATCGCTCACTTCCAGGGGTGCAACGAGGCCGAACTCCGCGAGCTTGCCGACGACATGAGCCAGCTCGGCCGTATGGCCGAGAAGCTGCAGTCGGGCCGCGTCGACATTGCCGTCTTCGGCGAGATCAGCACCGGCAAAAGCGCCCTCATCAACGCCCTCTGCGGCGAGCAGCGGGCGGCGGTGAACGTTCGCGGCGGCTGGACGAAGGACGTATGGCATGTGCCGTGGGAATCGGCCGGCTACTGCGTCCCGGGTTTCGCCGATTCGCAGGTGGTGCTCGTCGACACGCCGGGTCTCAACGAAGTCGACGGCGCCAAGCGCGGCGAGATGGCCCGCGAGGCGGCGGCCCGCGTCGATCTGGTGCTGTTCGTCGTCGACTCGGATCTCAACGACACCGAGTACCGTGCCCTCGTCGATCTCGCCGCGACTGACAAGCCACTCATTTTGGTACTCAATAAAACCGATCTCTACCGGCCTGATCAGTTGAACGACCTGCTCACGGTACTGAACGGTCCGCGCTACGCGGGGATCATTCGGCCCGAGAATATCGTCCTCGCGCAAGCCGATCCGCGCGAGGTCGAATACGTCATTGAAGCCGCCGACGGATCGACGCGCAGTGAGTACCGCAAGCAGCCGCCGCAAGTGGAAGAAGTGAAGGCGCGGATCATTGAACTTCTCGCTGCCGATGGCAAGGCGCTCATCGCGCTCAACGCCGCGATCTTCGCCGCCGACAAAAGCGACCGGATGGCGGCCCTCCGCGTGCGCTTCCGCGAGGAAGAGGCGGCCCGCACAATTTGGAGCTTCGCCGTCACGAAGTCGCTCGCCGTGGCGCTCAACCCCGTCGGAGTGGTCGACGTCCTCGGCGGCGTCGCCGTCGACGCGGCGATGGTGGTGACGCTCGGCCGCATCTACGGCATCTCGATCACCACCGCCAACGCCCAATCGCTCGCGATGTCGATCGGCAAATCGGCGGGCCTCGTCACACTCCTCGAAGCATCGGTCAGCTGGGCCTCGTCGGCGTTCAAGTCGCTCACCGTCGGCTTCGGCACGGTGCTCACCGCCGTCCCACAAGGCGCCGCGGCGGGCTTCGGCTCGTTCATCGTCGGCCAGGCGGCGCGGTTCTACTTCCAACATGGCGCCAGCTGGGGCGAGCAGTCGCCAAAGGCCGTCGTCGCGCAGATTTTGGAAAACACCGACAAGCGGTCGGTGCTGGAACAACTGAAAACAGAGATCCTCAAAAAGCTCGCCACCAATCGCCATGCGGATGAACCGGGGCAATCCTGGTTTGGGAAGAAGTAGGAAAAGAAGATGAACCGCCAAGGACGCCAAGGTTTGCCAAGGAAATGCGGAGAAGAACTAACCACGACGACACAACGAACACGACGAATGCAATTAACTCTCAATGCATTTCTTCCTTTGCGCCTCTGCGCCTTTGCGTGAGATCTTTTTCAAGAAATAGCAGATCTCACGCAGAGGCGCAAAAAGCAATTAAGAAGAAAACTGTATTTACTTGGCGTCCTTGGCGGTTGCCTTTCCCCGATCTCACAACTTGGCTAACACATGCTCGAAACAATCAACGGCAACCTCTATGACTTCCCCAAGTACTACGACCTCGTCTACGGCTCCGACTGGAAAGCGGAGGTCGACTTCCTCGAAGCCTGCTTTGCCAAGCATGTCCGCGGCAAAGTGAAGCGGCTGTTCGAACCTGCTTGCGGCACCGGGCGGTTGATGTTCCGCATGGCGCAGGCCGGGTACGACGTCGCGGGGCTCGACCTCAATGAGAAAGCGGTCAAGTTCTGCAACCAGCGACTGGAGAAGCACGCCCTGAAGCCGACCGCGTTCGTCGGCGACATGTGCGACTTCACGCTGAAACGCCCTGCCGACGCCGCGTTCAACACGATCAACAGCTTCCGCCATCTCGGCAGCGAAGCGCAGGCGCTCGCCCACCTGCAGTGCGTCGCCCGGTCGCTCCGCAAAGACGGCATTTACGCCCTCGGCCTCCATCTCACGCCCACCAAGGGCGAACCGCTTGAAACCGAAAGTTGGGCGGCCCGTCGCGGCCACCTTTCGGTCCTCTCGCGGCTGTGGGTCATCGAACGCAACCGCCGCCGCCGACAGGAACGGGTCGGCATGAGCTTCGACGTCTACACGCCGACGCGGCAGTTCCGCATCAACGACGAATCGAGCTTCCGCATGTACTCGGCCGCCCAGATGGCGACGCTGCTGGACGAGGTCGGCGAGTTCGAACTCCTCGAAACCTACGATTTCGGCTACGAGATTGACGAACCGATCGAAATTGACGGTTCTACCGAGGATGTCGTTTACATCCTCAGACGGCGGTAATGTCGGCCCAGGCTGAATTCCTTTACCGCCAAGCGGCTACGGAACGAAGAAAGGCGAAGAGCAGAGTCCTAAACCGACTTCTGCACCGATTCACTTTGCGCCTTAGCGCCTTTGCGTGAGACAATTCTTTCTTCAGAAGATCTCACGCAAAGGCGCTAAGGCGCAAAGAGGAACGGGGAACAGTGGATTGCCTTGGCGTCCTTGGCGTCCTTGGCGGTTAAAATTCTTTCGTAGAGCTCCGTTACCAAACCAACTTGCAAAGCCGTGAGTTCGTCTGCTTCGCCAACGTTGACGCCGATTGTGCCGGATTCGGTCCATCGGGAGTCGGCTGCGCACTTCGCGGCTTGGGCGCTGGCTGAACTGCAAATCCCCGCGGAATTGGCCGGCGACGAACTGATCGTCCAACTCCCGCCCAGCGAGCGGAGCGCGTTCGACGGCAAAGCGACGCTCCGCCTCGCGGATCACGACCACGCCACTCCTGAGCACGAACCACTCGCCTGGGACAGCCGTTTTGGTCGCTGGCTGCGGGAACGCTTGGCGTCGCACGGCCCCGTCGTACATGCCCGCCCCGCCCGGCAGCCGATGGCCGTCAATGATGTGACCGCCAAGCTCTTCGGCGCCTATGCAATCGAAGGGGGCCAAATCCGCCTCGCGGGCTGCCAACTCACCGATCATCCGTTCTTGCGGTTGTCATATGTTGCGGAAGGCGACGACGCCGAAGTCCGTCACCTCTTCGTCGCTCCCGATGGTTCCGCGGTGAGCGACGAACTGACGCCGCAGCTCAGCCTCGATGAACTCGAGCCGATCGTGAAGCATCCGCCGCGGATCGACGACGCTGCCATCCGCTCGCTCATCGCCGCCGGCCGTCGGATCGCCGCGAAGCAATCGACGGACCGCGATCCTGCCGTCGCGATCGCCGAGCCACTGGCCGCCGCCGTGCTGTGGGTCCGGCACGCCGAGGGGCGGCTCCAATTCACCATCGGCGCCGTCACCGTCGACCACCCCTTCAGCGGCTGGGCCTCGCTGCTGCGGCCGCAGCCGTACGTCGGCAAGGAATCGGGCGTCGCCTCGTTCTCGCTTGGCGTGACCGACGAAGGGGAAATCGAACCTGTCGAAGAGATCGCCGTCTGCCAGAAGTCGGGCCGCCGCGTCCTCCGCCGCGAGTTGGTCGACTGCAGCGTCACCGGGCTGCGAGTTCTGCCGGAGTTCACGGAACCCTGCCCCGTCTCGGGCCGCCCTGCCCTCCGTGGCGAATTCGTCAACTGCAAGCGTTGCCGGCAGCGGGTGAGCAAGGCCGTGCTCCGCGAGGGGGTCTGCTCGGCGTGCCAATCGCTCGCCAAAGTTTCGAAGGATGACCCGCGCCTGGTCTGGATCTTTGGCGAACACCCCGGCCTCGACCGCTGGAAAAGCTGGCGCCTCGCCGAGACCAGTACGGCATACATCGCCCAGGCGTCGTCGCTGCTGAAACAGTTGCTGGTGGTGATCGACAAGGAATCACTCACCATTAAACGAATCGCCCAGCGGAGCCGGCTGAGCAACACTTGGCTTGATCTCGACGAAGCCTCCCGCGAAGACATGTTGCGTTAGAGACGCCCCTCCCGGCTCAAAATCGTCTGTGGGAGGCGTCTCCGACGCCGATAACGGTCACCACCACAGACGGCACTGGCAACTGATCGCGGCATCGGGGTCGGAGACCCCTCCCACAATTTTTGGAACCACCCCGTCGCGCAACCGTAAGCTAGTCTTAGGGATCGGCCCACGGGCCGCCTGTCGGACGCCCCGACGCGACCCTCTCCCCCACTTTCGGGTCGTCTTTTTCAATTCTTTTCTGCTAGTGCGTTCGACCGAAGCCTACCCAGGTGTCCATGAAGGTTCGCGCGGAAGGAGGGAGCTGGAGTTAGCAGGTCGGGAGACGAACTTCGTCCGCAAGAGCGCAATGGGTAGGCGATTTCCCGCAACCCGGCGCGAATCGCAGACTTGGTGCGTCCGTTAGGGCTCCCGTTTGCGCATAGTGAATAGGGATGCAATGCAGCGGCCGGCTCGGGCCGGTAATTCCGATTTTTTGCTAGACTCCGATTCTGCGGTAGGTAAAATTATAAGGCTGGAATCGGCCAGGTTCCCTCCCCACCTCACACGCAGATCAAGCCAGACGCACGATAGCCAATCCGCGGTTTAGCCCCGGAATGCTCCGTTTCGGTAATTCTGACGTGCCCCCCACGCGTCACCCGACGAAGCAAGTCCGCCGGCGACCACGCCATTAACGGCACGCATTTGATCGCGTTTACCTTGGGTCCGGGGCAGCGAATCTCAGTTCACGGTCGTCGAGCGTCGGCAGGATTTATCCTGACCTCGCGATGGCGACTGGCGGTGCGTCCTTAATAGTTAGCGGATTGCTGCTGAATTGAGCCGTTGCGGATGCCAATGATGGCGCGGCGATATGTTCGTCGCCGTAGCGTTTGATTCAGCGGACGAATGACTTGGTCGTTCGATTCTCGCGCTAGTTGCGTCGACTCTCATGAGTCTTCGCGCCTCGCTCGAGTGGCAGAGACTGACAGTTGCAGCGAACATTTGCGTCGGCAAAAGCTTAATGCATCCCGGCGATGTTGCTGCAGTTGTAATCTCTTACCAAATGTCGAACAGCCAACAACTTACGATCGATCGGTGTTAAAATTAGTTGTCTCTGTCGCAAACTCTTGGGGGAACATTCGGCGCGTTAGCGCGACTTTTGCCGCGTCGCTTGGCGGCAACAAGTGAACCGCGTGTCTTGCGAGCAGCGTCTTGATGATGAGATGAAGTCTTGGAGCATCGCCCGCGCCGGCAGCTCAGGCCATCCTGTCTTCGACCCGCTCGCGGCGGTTTTCAGCGAATATTCTGCGCCAGATGAGACGCCCTAAGAATCACGATTGCTGAGGAGTGTGAAGTTGTACGACACGTTAATGGATCATGACCTGGAAGATGACGTTGTAGCCGTAGACGGCGACGTCGAACTCGATGCCAAGGGCCTCGACGACGACATCGACGAAGACGACGACATGTCTCTCGATTTGGCTGATGACGTGAAGGACGAAGCGGCCGCAGTCGAATTCGACGACGAGATGCCGGAAGGCGAATCGTGGTCCGACGACCCCGTGCGGATGTACCTGACCCAGATGGGCGAGATTCCGCTGCTCACCCGGCAGCAGGAAATCAACCTGGCCCGCCGGATCGAGACGACCCGCACCGCCTTCCGTCGCCGGCTCCTCGCCTGCGATTACGTCATCCGCGCCGCTCACAAGGTGCTCAAGCGCGTCCACCGCGGCGAACTCCCCTTCGACCGCACCGTGCAGGTGTCGGTGACCGATCGGCTCGAAAAAGAGCAGATCCTCGGCCGCCTTCCGCACAACCTGGAAACGCTTG
This sequence is a window from Lacipirellula parvula. Protein-coding genes within it:
- a CDS encoding quinone oxidoreductase family protein — its product is MKAAYINQTGPAENIVVGELPAPTPTGSQVLVHVGAASVNPIDTYIRSGLAPMPNMPFPFVIGSDLAGVVTAVGPDAKRFRVGDRVWGANEGKLGRQGTFSELAAVDEQRLYATPEHVSDEQAAALALVGITSHLGLVEHAQLQPGETVLVNGGSGGVGSTVIQMARAIGATVIATTSGAEKMEYCRTLGANHVLDYRHDDVPKRVAELTGGVDVWWETSRMPNFDAIFAAMKLRGRVILIAGRASRVEFPVGAFYTKCLSLHGFAMFLASAEVQRQAAEQISEWLEAGKLHAKIDRVALLDDAAELHRLQEASDSGAIRGKLVVKM
- a CDS encoding YcjF family protein — encoded protein: MNWRPRNLGFLLLLYAVALGYALVAWVPDLVEGYEKIAERHPWLGYAYLAAVAAGVLVLGGTSAYFFYRVWKNSRAKRQRRSQRLANPSELSAGQRRSEFADNLAHSHELVDDEIASEELREELKRQLLALQEKQSKERLEIVAFGTISSGKSTLMNALAGRDIFSSNVIGGTTMARCEVPWPGADRVILVDTPGLAEVRGESRAAIAAASAQHADLVLLVVDGPLKSYEVELVETLREMEKRVLVCLNKIDWYDKRQEQELVGQIAEQLPSIDAADVVAVQAGVGERPRVRVLADGREERDFVETPPDVRPLARRMLEVVKRDGSDLLLANLLLQSRGLVDDAKEQVRKHLDERADQIINRYMWAAGGAAGINPLPLLDIAGSTAITLKMVLDLARVYKQPLDADMAVKILAQLSKNLLAMVGATAAAPVAGTMIASLLKTVPGVGTVAGGLLQGLVQALVTRWVGNVFVKYLQNEMQPPPGGLAEVARSEWKLLTRPESLRRLISLGREQLNLAASTEDKED
- a CDS encoding class I SAM-dependent methyltransferase yields the protein MLETINGNLYDFPKYYDLVYGSDWKAEVDFLEACFAKHVRGKVKRLFEPACGTGRLMFRMAQAGYDVAGLDLNEKAVKFCNQRLEKHALKPTAFVGDMCDFTLKRPADAAFNTINSFRHLGSEAQALAHLQCVARSLRKDGIYALGLHLTPTKGEPLETESWAARRGHLSVLSRLWVIERNRRRRQERVGMSFDVYTPTRQFRINDESSFRMYSAAQMATLLDEVGEFELLETYDFGYEIDEPIEIDGSTEDVVYILRRR
- a CDS encoding GTP-binding protein, producing MSNVPQSPTAAQPDADYQASMRALQSAIAHFQGCNEAELRELADDMSQLGRMAEKLQSGRVDIAVFGEISTGKSALINALCGEQRAAVNVRGGWTKDVWHVPWESAGYCVPGFADSQVVLVDTPGLNEVDGAKRGEMAREAAARVDLVLFVVDSDLNDTEYRALVDLAATDKPLILVLNKTDLYRPDQLNDLLTVLNGPRYAGIIRPENIVLAQADPREVEYVIEAADGSTRSEYRKQPPQVEEVKARIIELLAADGKALIALNAAIFAADKSDRMAALRVRFREEEAARTIWSFAVTKSLAVALNPVGVVDVLGGVAVDAAMVVTLGRIYGISITTANAQSLAMSIGKSAGLVTLLEASVSWASSAFKSLTVGFGTVLTAVPQGAAAGFGSFIVGQAARFYFQHGASWGEQSPKAVVAQILENTDKRSVLEQLKTEILKKLATNRHADEPGQSWFGKK